In Salarias fasciatus chromosome 4, fSalaFa1.1, whole genome shotgun sequence, the DNA window caatgaaatggaAGCTTTTCAAGGAGTAAGAAAGGCTACGGCTTCTTAAAGTTCTAGCTTCCACATCCTTATGAACTGACACGGAAGTGATCTGTCTGACCACAGATTTGCaaagcagatttaaaaaaacagatgtgtGGATGAAGCCTCTCACCGTCTCGGGGACATAAAAGATGCTTCGGATGTTGAGCGGCGCGTCGGCGCGGTAGTGCAGAGTGTAGCGGGGCTTGTCGTACGCCTGAGCGATGTAGCGGTAGAACTCCTCGTGCTGCCAGTCGCTGATCTCTTTCGGCCCCATCATCCACAAGGCCTGAGGAGTGACGGGTCCGACATAAGGATTAGAACAATAAATATAATAAGCTATGCACCAAAGTATCATGGAGCAGATTAAATGCACAACAGGAGCTCAGTACAAGCTTGTTTGCAATAGTAACATTTGGATAATTTCCTTTGTTTgtactttaaaaataaacttcttaggaaaaagaaatgaaaaagtcaAATCGTATCTTTATAATTTGGTTAATACAGCTTTTACTCATTGTTACACAGAAGCAGTGAAAATTCACAAAACATCCTGAAACCGAGAGCAGCAGCACCTCAGAGACGCTCACCTGCAAAGTGTTGAGTCTGCGTCCGTTCAGGAAAATAGGGAAGCTCACAAAGTTGCTGTACTTGGTTACaacctctgaaacagaaatatCAGATGGAGTGATGTAGAGCTGCACAATGAACCgttacaacacacacaatacacacactgGCGCCTGACTGAAATAGGAAACATTTGACTTTATCACATGTTCACTGATTAAACAAGATGCTGTCCCACCTTTGACTCTGTCCTCAGAGGAAAACTCCTTGCAGTCTTCTTTGAGGTGCAGCACAATCTTGGTTCCCTGTTGAACTCCAGTGGCTTCAGCAATCTCAAAGACTCCAGAGCTGATAAGAGACAAGTCCGGAGGTTTGTGGTTTTGCTCGTTTCACAGACATTAAATCaaatctgcttgttttttttttttactgctctCACCCGTCTGAGGACCACTTGTATCCGGGTGCGTCGGGTTCAGCGGAGCGGGAGTAGACGTCCACGCGGTCGGCCACCATGAAGGCAGAATAGAACCCAACTCCGAACTGACCGATGATGGTGCTGCTGGCTtcggcctggttctgcagagcgTCCAGAAACGCCTGCAACGCAGAGGAGAGAGTGATCAGCAGACGtgaacaaacatgcaaaaataaaatacaaccgGGGGAGTGCAAAAACAGCCCACCTTGGACCCAGAGCGGGCGATGGTACCCAGATTGGCAACCAGCTCTTCCTGGGTCATACCGATTCCTGTGTCCTGTTGGAATCCAGAAAACCCCCATCACTCTAAAACAGTGAATCCAAGCATGTTGCAAGATTCATGTCAATTACAAAGGTGCCAAAAAGCAGCTAGACTTACTATTTTTTGGCAATGCAGATAAAGTAAGTGAACTAATACTCACATTTCATTCTATGTCTGCTCTGCAGAAGACTATAAGGTTGCAGAACATCTTATTCATCAAACAGTCAGAGTACCTGGATGGTAAAAGTCCCCTTCACGGCGTcggtctgcaggtggagctccATTGGGGCTGTTGCACCTTCTGCCGTCATCAACTTGTGACGAAGTTTCTCCAGAGCATCACTGCCATTAGAAATCAGCTCCCTGATGAAAACCTGACAGTAGAAGGAGCGATCGGGGAAATCGGTCACAAAAAGTGAACTAACATGAATGTAAAATACAATCTTTCTGAAAGCATTTCTTACCTCTTTCTCAGAATACAGAGACCTGGCAACAATATCCAACAGCTTTTTTGTTTCAGCCTGAAATTCATGTTTGGAGAAGCTACCTGGAGAGAAATGAGGAGAGGTTAGTTTGACACCGACTGATGAGCTGAAGAAGAACCACGCAACGGCAGCAGCACCTTGAACAGCCTCAGTATCACTGATGATGGTGTGCAGAGGCTCCTCTTCCGGCTCCTTCTCGGCCTCCTGGGTGCTGTAACGCGAGCGCTGGCTGAAGCCGAGGCAGGCGCGCTCCGAGCTCCAGACGCCGGGTCCACTGCTCCACTTTTTCTGCTGTCCAACCTGCAAGGCTGCTGACAGGAGGGGAGAGATGGTGGGGCTGCTTCACAGGTTGTTCTTATTCAAGAACAATTGCTGCTGCAACAATGCAAATTTCTCTATTATGGGACATATAAAGGTTAACACATGACCTGTGCAAAAATTAAAGACtgtaaatacaaaagaaaacagtgtaAAATGATTTTACTAACATTCAGAAGTATACAATATCTCTACATCTGAGTGCTCCgggttgaagaaaaaaaaaaaggctttaaagtTTACTATTTGAGACTATAAAAATTGGTATAGTTAAAGGTCAGAGCTGggagtgtttgtgttgacaTCTGACTTTGAAGCTCAGTCTGATGTAACATTTCATATCATGCTGGAGTTAAACTTGTTTATCTGCTGCTGCAATCTGCTGTTTTCGAGAAGGATTGTGGGTCCAAAAAACAGCTcttcaaaatgttgcaaaacGCAGTTTGTTGAATGACTCCAGCGGTTTGATCTGAGTTAACATGGGATTCTGCAGCTGTTCGATGctaacgatgctaacagctcacCTGCTGCGGAGGAGCGACTCAAAGTGCGCGTGCCGAGCCGTGGCACGAGCCGGGGAGCGGCTCTGTGGGCGGAACCGAGGGCGAACCGGGCCAGCGACAGACACCGGGACATGGCGACAcacaaaaaaggaggaaaacaagaaggaaagagagagaggacgacCGACCCGGGGACACACGCCAGACGAGCGTGCTGACAGGACCCGCAACTGCGCATGAAAATGACGTAAAATAGGTGTCCGTCTTCTGCCTGACGAGAAATAGTAATTATTACATGACTCTTTGCATAAGACATCCAGTGAAAAAGAAAGTAAGACATGAGTTGATGATGACAGCTGCCATAGAATCGCCCATTGATGTTAATCCATATACTGATATCTCCGTTTCTAATAATCTAAAATCATGGAAATATAAGGGCACTACTGTTTGATGTATTGCGCGTCAGATAAATGTTCATCCACCTTTGACACCACTCTATCCTGCCTAGGGGTCGCAAGGCACTGAAACCAAATGCCAGCTAAGTATGGGTGAAGGAAGAACACGCCCTGGACAGgctgtcagtccatcacaggaaaaaGGTCACAAATGAACCTCCCACACGTGCGTGTTTTGGACCAGAGCACCCTGAGGAGAGAATGCATGGTGCCCACAATTTGAAGATATGATCTTTTTGCTGGCCACACTCAGCAGTGCAGGGGTCTGTGCTCTTGTCCTACAGCTGGTTCAAATACCACTGAGAcctttgtgtgtggagtttgcatgttctccctctgtgtgggttttctctgtccAAAAGCATTCTTCCAACAGTATTCTCAATGGACTGAAGAGTTTTGTTTCTCTTGAATGTCACAATAACTATGCAACTTTTAGCTTTCTGCAGAATGTCAAAGACAACGTTTTTGATTTGAAGATGAGATTATGAAAATCGTGTCCAATTAATTATTAGTGAGCTCCAAACAGGAGAAATTCCCTGAAGCATGGAAGAGAGAGGCGGAGTCTGTGGCACACAGGTTTATTTAACAATATGGTATATAAGTACGAAATGAGCCATTTGAACCAATTTGTACAGTGATTTCATTCTTATTTTCTGTATATTTACAGTACTGTCTAGCTGCATGACTTACATTAGAGAACAGTTCATCATCAATTCAAGTTTAAAGTGAGAGAACGTGATGCACAAAACTCTCTCTGAACACAAATCAGCAGTCAAACGAGTAATTTTCCCACCACAGGCAAAAGAGGTTCAGTACTTATGAGACTTTCGTTAGACTGAAGGAGAGACAAAAGCAATTTATGAACATCTGCAAGACAAACGAGGGCTCAGGCCAGTAGAAAGAAACATTCCGGCACTGGTGAACATGAACAAGCTTTGACGCAGGAGTCTCTTCCACCTGCGTTtggtgtttgggtgtgtgtgcaaTAGTTCCTAGATCTATACAAATACGTTAATCTCCTTTAGACTCTGCAAACAGGAAAGAAATTAAGGCTTTCCTAAAGACAGTCCCTTTTGAAAAATGGCATATTATAATAAATTAGCCAGGAACGAGGAACTGAGCAAGAGGTGAAACCTGGCAAATAATTCCAAGACAAATTATTTTACAGTCTTTAACACAAATACAACATTAATTTGCAAaggtacaaaataaaaaataaaaggaataataaaatgaaatatctgttttttgggaaattttcttttctaaaaaaGTCAATACCAGAgcttaacaaaagaaaaacaaaattaaaacaacacaaaaaccagGGCAAAGTTTTGCAAGGCTGGTCTGAACCAAAAATATATTCTTTGTGTCtatgttttcatcttttcaacAGCAATTATTATTAAACCACTCTGTGTGTTGTAAGAAAAAGTAGTCCTTGGTTTAGGGAAAGTTCACAGTCCATAGGCCTTGTAAGACTTGTATTTCTTcgagcattttttttaattcatttatttatttttttttaacaccagcaagtacaaaaaa includes these proteins:
- the trap1 gene encoding heat shock protein 75 kDa, mitochondrial isoform X1 — encoded protein: MSRCLSLARFALGSAHRAAPRLVPRLGTRTLSRSSAAAALQVGQQKKWSSGPGVWSSERACLGFSQRSRYSTQEAEKEPEEEPLHTIISDTEAVQGSFSKHEFQAETKKLLDIVARSLYSEKEVFIRELISNGSDALEKLRHKLMTAEGATAPMELHLQTDAVKGTFTIQDTGIGMTQEELVANLGTIARSGSKAFLDALQNQAEASSTIIGQFGVGFYSAFMVADRVDVYSRSAEPDAPGYKWSSDGSGVFEIAEATGVQQGTKIVLHLKEDCKEFSSEDRVKEVVTKYSNFVSFPIFLNGRRLNTLQALWMMGPKEISDWQHEEFYRYIAQAYDKPRYTLHYRADAPLNIRSIFYVPETKPSMFDVSREMGSSVALYSRKVLIQTKAADILPKWLRFLRGVVDSEDIPLNLSRELLQESALIRKLRDVLQQRIIRFLLDQSKKEPEKYSSFFEDYGLFMREGIVTTQEQDVKEDIAKLLRFESSALPAGQQTNLMEYGSRMKAGTRNIYYLCAPNRHLAEHSPYYEAMKKKDMEVLFCYEQFDELTLLHLREFDKKKLISVETDIVVDHYKEEKFEDSKPASERLTQEQADDLLAWMKNCLGPRVTNIKLTPRLDTHPAMITVLEMGAARHFLRTQQLARTAEERAQILQPTLEINAGHDLIKKMHSLKDTDSELAGLLLDQIYDNAMIAAGLNDDPRPMISRLNDLLTKALEKH
- the trap1 gene encoding heat shock protein 75 kDa, mitochondrial isoform X2 yields the protein MSRCLSLARFALGSAHRAAPRLVPRLGTRTLSRSSAAALQVGQQKKWSSGPGVWSSERACLGFSQRSRYSTQEAEKEPEEEPLHTIISDTEAVQGSFSKHEFQAETKKLLDIVARSLYSEKEVFIRELISNGSDALEKLRHKLMTAEGATAPMELHLQTDAVKGTFTIQDTGIGMTQEELVANLGTIARSGSKAFLDALQNQAEASSTIIGQFGVGFYSAFMVADRVDVYSRSAEPDAPGYKWSSDGSGVFEIAEATGVQQGTKIVLHLKEDCKEFSSEDRVKEVVTKYSNFVSFPIFLNGRRLNTLQALWMMGPKEISDWQHEEFYRYIAQAYDKPRYTLHYRADAPLNIRSIFYVPETKPSMFDVSREMGSSVALYSRKVLIQTKAADILPKWLRFLRGVVDSEDIPLNLSRELLQESALIRKLRDVLQQRIIRFLLDQSKKEPEKYSSFFEDYGLFMREGIVTTQEQDVKEDIAKLLRFESSALPAGQQTNLMEYGSRMKAGTRNIYYLCAPNRHLAEHSPYYEAMKKKDMEVLFCYEQFDELTLLHLREFDKKKLISVETDIVVDHYKEEKFEDSKPASERLTQEQADDLLAWMKNCLGPRVTNIKLTPRLDTHPAMITVLEMGAARHFLRTQQLARTAEERAQILQPTLEINAGHDLIKKMHSLKDTDSELAGLLLDQIYDNAMIAAGLNDDPRPMISRLNDLLTKALEKH